In Lycium barbarum isolate Lr01 chromosome 9, ASM1917538v2, whole genome shotgun sequence, the DNA window CCATAGATTTTGGCACCAAACTCCTCTCTCCACCCATCCATGCCTTTTTAGTGCCTCATTTACCCACTTGGCCTTCTCCTCCCTATTTTACCCACTTTCAGATCCCTGCACCATTATTTCAGGGTTGAATTATGGTGTTAACCGAACCATGAAATTGAAATTGCCCCTTCCACCACCAGACACTGCCACTTCCCCCTTCTTCACATACACCCTGACCCTACCAAGATTTTCCAAATTACTATAGGCACCCACAAATCGCCAACACAGATCTCAATTTCGTTCTAGATAGCTTTTAGCACTAGAGATGTGCCGGCAAGCCAAAGAATTCACAACCAGGATTTCTTCTCTTCTTGATTGTATTTTTTAGCCTGAAGACTCATGCCATCTTTCCAACGAGAGATAATTATCAgtacaatcttttttttttttttgatgaaaatTATAAGTACTACTGGTGTCAAGAAACAACACTACGAGATTGTAGATGACCTCCaaataagaagataaacaaaGTTTGTAGACATTAAAGATATGCTTAAGTTTATATCTTAAGGATCAAGATAGGCCTACCCCcaaaatataagggaccctttgtGTTAAAATTCACGCTTTTACCACTAGTATATGCATACATTGGAGAGTGTGCCAAGGGTTCTAGTTCTAGCTATAACGATCATACTATGAGTTCATGTCTTCCATCCTTCAAAGGATTAAAATGCTTCATTCACTTAGATTTAGAAAGTATAACCAATATGATTACAGACATGAAAGAAAAGCTGCACAACTATGAACGGAAAAAACAGTTGCATGTGTAACGATAACCTGGAAAACAAAATTACCTCGAATCAATCTATTGGCCATTCTCTGATACTCTTGTTGATTCTCTGCTCCAACTTGCTCCGAACCAGCAGTCGAAAGAGGCCACCATTTGGGCAACTGCTCCATGGAGCTCTTCTTCTTTCGTCTCCTGGAAAACCTAATTCGACTCCCCCAATCCGAATTATTATCCAACACATTTGGTTTGTTCCTATCAACAACAGTCTCATTTCTTGCAACGAGTACTTGTCTTCCACCCAAACTACGGTCTCTTTTATACACTAACTCAACGTTGTTGTTTCGGTTGTTAAGTCGTAACCCCAGCAGTAGCTTAAAAATAGCCCTAAGAGTGAAAATAAGTATGGAAGTGGTAAGTAGTAGAGTTGCTAGGAATTTAACGGTGGACCTTGTGCAGGAGAAGAGAACTCTGCCGTTATTGCTATCTATGCGGATTAGAGTTTGCAAGTCTTCAATGGCGGCTCGGCTTGAGTGTACGAATTCGCCAAGCTTGGAGTGGAGAAGGTCGTGTAACGATTTGGTAGGCAAACTATCGACGGTAAGGATGAAGTGGAGGTTTTCATCGGAGGGCGGACAAGTGTCTTCCCGGGAGAACTTTTTAAGGAGGCGGCGGCGCAGATGGCGGCGACGGGGAGGGGAAGAGGGGGACACTCGTCCAGAAATGACGTAGTGACGGTGGTGGTGGAAACAACGACAACGTTTAGGGAGGGAGGGTGAGATGATGTTATACAGAGGTGAGAGGTTCATGGTAGTGTATTTGTGTCAAGTACAAAAGCAACAAGCCACACTTTAACAAAACACAGAATGAGACAAATGAACAATACGCCTCTTTGGATCGCGTTAGCTTTTAGGGAACCTATATTTCCCACAGCTTCTGTATTCACTATGTCCCCGTCAGACAGAGCAATTTATAAAAATTAGTTATAAATTGCTTATTAACGAGAGTTAATAAAATAAGAATAGTCAAATTTCTCGTATTTGTTCTACTGTGTGCCTAACACCTGATCTTCTATGTAAAGAAAGAGATACTCCTTCAGATTTTGGGAATATAAGTTGGAATCTCTTCTCAAAGAACAACTAGAAAGTGATCTAAAGAGAAATTGATCACCCTCTGCCCAAACGATGTCCATTAGAAAGATAAAAGTTCAGATTCCGAAAGACCCAGAAATGCTTTTCTATTAATCGCTTGAACGACTGATTTTTTCTTGGTGGCCATTCAGTTAAAAGAACAGAGCGGAATTTGAGCATAGAATACGACCTTTCCACGTCAAAGACCAGATTAACAATGCATTCAAGCATAAAGAAGAAGATATGCCCATATATCGTGCAATATGCACCACCACAAGAACTAGCAAGGATGGCAATTCAACTATCACTCAATGAAATTCTTTTAGAAAGTGATGTTCAATGGTGAATCACGCCTTCTTAATTAGAGTACGTTATAGGCACATTATATCCAGATTCAGGGATTTTTCACTAGGCAGAGATAGCATAACTTAAAACACATAGGAAAACTACCAATATTTTGAGTCATCGCCTGCCTTTTAGACCAGGATAAACCAACATCCTTCTTGAAAATAAACATCAATAAATTCTATAGCACAGGTCTATCATCAAAATTCACTTGATTACAAGAATACATGAAAGAATTGATAATTGTAAACTGTTTACAAGAAAATCAATGCGTAACACTACACGTCTTTTTGTAAGTGGTATGTAACTTATACAACATCGGTGGTAGCTCGTATTTGTATTGCATGACAACTATACTGCTGTTGTCTACCTAATACTCCTCCATCAACATATCGTTCTCTCCAGATGAAACAATCCCGTGAAGCACAGAGGGATTGGCCAAATATTGGAGAGAAGAAAAGAGAAACAAGACTCTTTCTTCTTTATTTGTTCTGGATATTACACTGAATGGCCTTGTATTCTACACTCCCTGTAAATGCTCACCACAAAATGCGCTAGAAATGACCTGCAATAATAATTTTCTGGTAAGCAACTTGTATTTACAGAAGACAAAGGTCTAATAACAATAAAACAAGCACCATATCCAGGAACAGCGTTTTAGAGACCAACAAATACTAAGACATGCAGGATAAAGTTCTCACGTTAATCTGGTGGTACATGATGCATTGTTGCAAATCATTCGATATATAGTTGGAATCTGACAACGTCAACGACATTAGCTTAGCTTCTTGGTGTCTATATCTACATATCATAACATTGCTAACTGAAAATAGCACAACTTACTGTACTCTACCTCAGATTCGTAAACTACTTGATATAAACAGTTCTTTAATAAGTGTAAAATATAACAAATATTAGTGGCATCTGTTTGGTGATGAAATTATTGTGGCATCTGTTTGGTGATGAAATTATTCATTCTTCTTGATTAGTTCTTTTCATACATATCAAAATAAAAAGAGAGACAGGAAATGATAAACAATTCCATTAGATGACCAAGGTGCCAACCAAACTCTCCTAGTCTTCTTTTTATCCTCCCATATGTTTTCCACGAATAAGAAGTGCAACCAAGAGACACATCCATAAATCATAAAAACTTTGAACATGGTCTTCTTAATTTATGTGCATCTATGATAACAACTTGGAGCAGAAAGTATAGAAACATTAGCAGACATACAGTTCAAATAACTTCATCTTGGAAGAAGTGGCTGTCTTTCATCAGGTCCTACTCGATGACTAGCCTGAAAAAGAAATTAACATGAAATCCATCCAAGTCAAATAGGGAATACAGCGAAAACTCAGTATCTATAAATTTCTCATAAAAAGATCCATACCTCCTCATTTGCTCCTGCTGCCATATTTACAAAGGATGAATCTTTAGAGCTGAAAACAACACAAAAGGGAAGTATTAACAGATGCAGCTTTTAAACTTTGGGGTTGGGTAGGGTCAAGAGGAGGGGCGGGCGGAGGAAGTGAACATGCATCTCTATGATGTACACACCTAAAAACTTTAGCATTTGTTTCAGATCCATCTTTCAATAGATGGATTTGATTGTTATGGTTGGAAAATAGCAGGTGAAGCTTTAAGGCCAACTCATAGCAAGGAAGAAAGAAGAGTTGCACAGTTGAGGTCTCACGAAGTATTTACCAGCATAAAAAGAGAAGTTATTTAAATGTCTTTGTACATAGTATGGCCAATACCAATCATCACCTAATAGTAATTCAAGTATGCCTTGCTGTCTTAGTAAGTGAAGCTGCGAAGTATCTTGCAAAGTGAAGGACCTTATGCCAATAATAACTTGTAACTATTTTGTAAGTATCTTTCTAAGAAAAAGGTCATGCATTCATTATATCAAGCAACAAGGAGGTAACATTTGCAGAAATAGCAAAAAAAGAGTCAAAAGCAACCGTTCAGCTATGCAGAGAAATATAATTGTAACAGCTCAACCCGTTAGTGATATTGTCCGCCTAGGCCTAGACAAGCATGGCTTTAAAACTCGCCACTAGGATCGAAGGCATGCTTCCTTATATACCCAACATCCCTTCCGTGCTTTGCCGATGTGGGACTCTCCTAGCAGGGGTGTCACATACACCCCCTCTTACGGACTCAGCATCCTCGCTGAGGTTTGCTCCACCATATGGAATTTGCTTAGACTCAGCACAGAGGTTTTTCCCGCCTACCAGGGATTTGCCTAAGCTCAATTGAACTCTGACCCACCATCGACAAGGCTGACACAagagtggctctgataccatctgtAACAGCCCCAGCCCGTTAGTGATATTGTCCACTCTGGGCCTAGATcagcacggctttaaaacgcgtcatTAGGGTCTAGGCATGCTTCCTTCTATACCCAGCATCCCTCCCGTGTTTTCCTGATATGGGATTCTCCAAGCAGGGTTGTCACATATCACACATTTTCTAAACTGGTTACATCTGAACTTTGACACTTCAAGACAAGATAATTCAATGATACGATATAAACTTAAACGACATGATAAAATGTCGCAGCACAGAGAAATTTTTGCAGCTGAATTACGTGCAGAACTACATTTGCTATAAGAAAAGATGGCTATAGTTGGATTATCATGTTAGTCATTCCACCAGACCTAAATATTTTCAACGGATGGACATACCGGGAGCAAGCCATCGCAATCCTGCTTTCTATCACATTCTCAGCATTTATAATAAACAAaaatagaatacagaaagcattATCCTAAGAACCAGTAGGTGGCAAGGAAAGATAACTTGGAGCTGACACATAATTTTGCATTACACATaataagtaaagtaaatacctaTGGTTCTCCCGGACATCAATCAACTCCAATGTCCCGTTTGGTTGGTCATCTTTAACTTTTGAAAGAGGTGAAAAGAACTGAAGTATCAAAGTTATATGGTCAGTCCAACGAGAAAATGGGAAATATCAAAGGGACAACTCTCTCAATTTTAATACCTGGTGCATTGAGATGAAAACAACAGAAATCCCAAGAAGAAAGTTTACGGTCAGTGTATGACCAAACAACAAAGCAGATGCTATGCCTGTAAATATTGTTGCAACGGTCGAAGAATACTTCTTCAGAATCGTATCTGGTACAAACAAATTGTCTCATTCAGTAGACTaccataacaacaacatacccagtaatgTCCCACAAGTGGGGATTCAGTAGAATACCATAAtgggaattttttatttttttttgttaaaagtgTGATGGCTTACAGAGGAACACCAAGTGCAGACATATATTAACCCCATTAGGGGAGGATatgaagagcaaaaaaaaggtGGAGCAAATCGAGTAAATAATCTCACCAGCATATTTGAAAAAAAAGGACGACAGAATTCCTTGCGCCGCATTGTTAACAATTAGAAGCATGGTTGCCTTTGAATGCCCCTCTAATATATCCAGGCTACCAGGACCTACAAATTCAGAAGAAACATTTCAGGCTGGAGGAATATTGTACAACAAAGGCCTTAATCTGAAGTAAGATCATTCTTTTGATTGGTAGTCTGAAGTAGGATCATCTTGATCCATGTTCTCATATGTTGCCACTTCAATCTCCTCTACGGAGAAGCTTTATAAAACAAGGGCAGAACTTTTGCACAGGTTACAAGCATAGAGGTATATGACTTATCAGAGTAGGTATATACACCTGATTACTTCCCTAACTATATTATATTTTACAATTaacagatttttttattttatttttttgatgagggaacccgcagccgctacccttcgggtgcgcacagggtaaacccagctccagtgtaatagctcgcaaaccacacaggagagataacccgcactaggcaagccccgtgcgacgagctcgacccagaaggcaaatcccctgctgtcgtaggcagggggtttcgaacctgagacctccattatgaaagccccttgctcaaccaactgagccacccttgcgggttaaCAGGTTTAGTATTATGATTTGTGATAAGAGGTAGTGATATGATTTTCCAACCACTAAATTAGGTTAGTAATATGATTTTCAACCACAACGACGTTACAGTAACACGATTTACACTATGAGAGAGTGATGTCATTTGCAATTTTGCAGGTTTTCTCATGGCGGTACATTCTAATCCAGGGCAGGTGTAATAATTTGGTATTCATAGCTGTAACAGTTTACTTAAAGATAAATCATGAAAGCAAGGAACTAGGAACTATAATGAGATCAAATAGCAAAGTAACAATGTAAGTCTTTTGACAAAGTGCAGTTTTGTTTAGTGGTTCTTATTTGCCTTGTCATGTACCATCTTTTGATTTATAGGAAACCCCTCAGAATCAACCCATTACCTTTAAATACGGCAATCCCAAGAATGGCTAGAAAGTTGAATATAGCACCATATCCGTACAGAAATAAGTTCTGCAAATTAAATAGTAACATGTCAGATGGCTCAGGAAGAGAGTACTGATAGAAGTCACGTCCGCCCTCTATGAAAGGAGAAATTAGCATAATCTCTGTTGCTAGAGACAAATCAGACATGCATCAACTGAAGTCCTATAATTGGACAACTGATGCTGCTGTAGGAAAAAGATCCCAGTAGAAGTCGGATTAGAAAATAAGGCAGGGCAAAAGCTTGCACAAAGAGTGAAACTGAAAGAAAACTGTTCTGCTATGTCCATCATACCAGAGAACTATTCTTCACGTGTAATTATAATTAAATTACAATGTTACATGTTTATCATACCAAAGACCCGTTCTTGATTTGGAATCTTAACTAAATTACTGTGTTACATCTTTCTTATTCCCTTGCCATCAAAAAAACATCTTTCTTATTCCCTGTACAAGGCATTCGAAGTCAGAGTTAACCATTGACAAATATTCTTAGACATTTTCTTAAATGCAAAGTCTCCAAAGAACCAAACATTGCAGTAAGCTGGCACTGATAAGTACCAAGTACAGGAATATAAAAATGATACATCCATTCAAAAGTAACAATTGTCCCGCGAAAGACAGCGGACGAAAATAATGAGCCAACCTAACCACAGAGCATTCTAATGATACAGAAATAAGAAAAATGATAATTAGCCATGAACTTACCTGGAGATATATGCTAGTGTCATATTGACTCTTCAAAGCATACTCATTGAATACTGAAGCCATAGAAGGCACAGTTACCTGTTTAAGAAACCCTCCTTTAGACAGTAATAAAAAAGTATCATAAATCCTGCCCAGGTGTTTACTAATGCCTAACAAAATAGAAGGGATAGTAGGTTCCTTAAATTACTTACAAAAAtcagtgtatatatgtatgcaatTGTGGTAACTGGAAGAGCCAAAGAAGTGGTGCCTTCAGGAAGGGATCGAAGTTGATTAATGCTAATCCCAATTAGCAGCAAAGCAAGAGCCTCCCACTGTAACAAAATAAGTCCTATTATATGGGTATACAACTTCTATCATCCTGCAAGAAGTTACACA includes these proteins:
- the LOC132610130 gene encoding uncharacterized protein LOC132610130 isoform X1, with protein sequence MNLSPLYNIISPSLPKRCRCFHHHRHYVISGRVSPSSPPRRRHLRRRLLKKFSREDTCPPSDENLHFILTVDSLPTKSLHDLLHSKLGEFVHSSRAAIEDLQTLIRIDSNNGRVLFSCTRSTVKFLATLLLTTSILIFTLRAIFKLLLGLRLNNRNNNVELVYKRDRSLGGRQVLVARNETVVDRNKPNVLDNNSDWGSRIRFSRRRKKKSSMEQLPKWWPLSTAGSEQVGAENQQEYQRMANRLIRAILDNRMTGKDILADDIIQLRRIGRISDVKVSFDTENARDTLYRVAIDFVLNYCESIASQSAFVLIDGEEAQNFVAGLAVNVGLESTQAARMVSAAVAARTRSRLLQAWALEIQGKHSEAVVELSKVCAIHQIFPPEEFSPEMEMVARGLEKHLKVDQREFLMNSLLRVCGDGTRRSVAEALGLMYLKDNIVHQEENKYT
- the LOC132610131 gene encoding CMP-sialic acid transporter 3 — translated: MKNGMAECAVCHSKLVSPTVKTISRAYDRHRSKISSKQRALNVLLVVGDCMLVGLQPVLVFMSKVDGKFKFSPVSVNFLTEATKVVFAIIMLLIQARHQKVGEKPLLSISTFVQAARNNVLLAVPALLYAINNYLKFIMQLYFNPATVKMLSNLKVLVIAVLLKFIMKRRFSIIQWEALALLLIGISINQLRSLPEGTTSLALPVTTIAYIYTLIFVTVPSMASVFNEYALKSQYDTSIYLQNLFLYGYGAIFNFLAILGIAVFKGPGSLDILEGHSKATMLLIVNNAAQGILSSFFFKYADTILKKYSSTVATIFTGIASALLFGHTLTVNFLLGISVVFISMHQFFSPLSKVKDDQPNGTLELIDVRENHSSKDSSFVNMAAGANEEASHRVGPDERQPLLPR